In a single window of the Pocillopora verrucosa isolate sample1 chromosome 4, ASM3666991v2, whole genome shotgun sequence genome:
- the LOC131795956 gene encoding netrin-1-like, whose amino-acid sequence MRQVWGRSVWQLRSNCATSNLLVVLCLFAIFSAVSGQDSCSVGPCYPSPSDISKYFNVTANSTCDNPSEPYCVNLDCINVCNAFDDNLAHNASLVKDDFSKNTFWKSKNYEFPVVLQLGVRRTFMLYQSVVTFYHELPAAMYLLKSNDSGRTWNPLTYFATNCTKYFNLPETPENEREGLKIQCFKIDTATNLNKQIESVFERSGYCVYFDLKIVVAEVPVPVNRGTLYQIDAIYVGKLLHLYLITFVFNNL is encoded by the exons ATGCGGCAAGTCTGGGGACGCTCAGTATGGCAACTGCGTTCGAATTGTGCGACTTCGAACCTGCTCGTCGTGTTGTGTTTATTCGCGATATTTTCAGCTGTTTCGGGCCAAGATTCATGTAGTGTTGGACCTTGTTATCCTTCTCCTTCGGACATTTCAAAGTATTTTAATGTTACGGCGAACTCAACTTGCGATAACCCGTCAGAGCCATACTGCGTTAACTTGGATTGCATTAACGTTTGCAACGCATTCGACGATAATCTTGCACATAATGCCAGTCTTGTGAAGGACGATTTTAGCAAAAACACTTTCTGGAAGTCAAAAAACTACGAGTTTCCTGTGGTTCTACAGCTAGGGGTTCGAAGAACTTTCATGCTGTATCAGTCTGTGGTTACTTTTTATCACGAGTTACCGGCTGCAATGTACCTTTTGAAGTCAAATGACTCTGGAAGAACATGGAATCCCCTAACCTACTTTGCAACGAactgtacaaaatattttaatctacCAGAAACGCCAGAGAACGAAAGAGAGGGTTTGAAAATTCAGTGTTTCAAAATAGACACCGCTACAAATCTCAACAAGCAG ATAGAGAGTGTGTTTGAAAGAAGTGGTTACTGCGTTTACTTCGACTTAAAAATTGTGGTTGCAGAGGTACCCGTACCTGTTAATCGAGGCACATTATACCAAATTGATGCTATTTATGTCGGAAAGTTGCTTCACCTTTATTTAATAACCTTTGTGTTCAACAATCTGTGA
- the LOC136280293 gene encoding uncharacterized protein produces the protein MTVKFGKDTWPSGTYGLPRSKTGCPQPPHGSEWETGWRVQDTEDSSNKNRFSDSFHLDAVVLDSHVNRSFCIKHVHKVGTGAEPWPLGQYCIYKKGTCPVGLSEGFIQWDDEDISNNNSNGGTLPDGIYDNATRISFCCQTDGNKSDPITLPVEKPFYLLAYGSSECQKVEGALGTEEYIQYDNEDSKNSDKWEGSHPFMKYSYLTKMRITYCYYCAA, from the exons ATGACAGTAAAATTTGGCAAAG ATACCTGGCCATCCGGAACATACGGACTTCCTCGTTCCAAGACTGGCTGTCCTCAACCCCCTCATGGCTCTGAGTGGGAGACAGGCTGGAGGGTACAAGATACGGAAGACTCTTCCAACAAAAATCGCTTCTCGGATAGTTTTCATTTAGATGCAGTTGTTTTGGACAGTCATGTGAACAGAAGTTTCTGCATAAAACACGTACACAAAGTCGGTACTGGAGCGGAACCATGGCCTCTGG GCCAATATTGTATTTACAAGAAAGGCACTTGTCCAGTAGGACTCAGCGAAGGATTTATACAGTGGGATGACGAAGACATAAGTAACAACAACAGTAATGGTGGAACACTTCCTGATGGTATATATGACAATGCTACAAGGATATCGTTTTGTTGTCAGACGGATGGTAACAAGTCCGATCCCATCACCCTCCCCGTGGAAAAACCTTTTTACTTGCTAGCTTACGGTTCGTCTGAGTGTCAGAAAGTAGAGGGGGCCCTGGGCACTGAGGAGTATATACAATACGACAACGAGGACTCAAAAAACTCAGATAAATGGGAAGGGAGTCATCCTTTTATGAAGTATTCATACTTGACCAAGATGAGAATAACTTACTGTTATTACTGTGCAGcatga